Proteins encoded by one window of Vespula pensylvanica isolate Volc-1 chromosome 6, ASM1446617v1, whole genome shotgun sequence:
- the LOC122630228 gene encoding multiple C2 and transmembrane domain-containing protein isoform X4, with amino-acid sequence MDDPKKKDTDKYSSKEVSNEKEYVKNSRNIDSETKVNRLLLDNDSESNFYIDLKKDSEEKIPSMGTSKDDSKVKHEETSIVVDPLVVASSSIRKVSMEKEKKIERQKEKRTIGALKSSIDKKLVSVEKKLEDRVEKIWEDNIEKHPWLIPIENWIIDRCKSDTNDKSHFKKTQETSLKDTAYEFKFTVAEGDNEEPKIESVLKERPKRKIRMASPKLQRSSVDEQTVISHLQNLEKPFRSHSAEDVSAIGNRLTDSEGILRLKEIKPNNPLFDRLVDNFKEKMEDIHRYFQKTNRLADVNRKLKSQIWSSVVTIVLVEAKSLLPMDIEGLSDPYVKFRLGTEKYKSKVVNKTLNPVWLEQFDLHLYEDPYLGQELEVTVWDRDRSHQDDLMGKTVIDLATLERETTHRLWRDLEDGSGSIFLLLTISGTTASETISDLAAHEETPRERTNLIQRYSLLNTLQRPRDVGHLTVKIYRAQGLAAADLGGKSDPFCVLELVNARLQTQTEYKTLAPNWQKIFTFNVKDINSVLEVTVYDEDRDHKVEFLGKVAIPLLRIRNGEKRWYALKDKKLRGRAKGNSPQILLEMTVIWNVFRACIRTLNPKEKKYMEPEIKFKRQVFLRNVLRLKAIILFFIEMGKYIQSCWEWESKPRSIIALTLFVLGCYYFEPYMIPALALLILLKYYLLNKEDGSGFNQWICGQVAAVTGASLTHQTSPHFQDTSDMMSDDGPVTPGDDDDDEDDKDKEEKKSLKERLQAIQEVTQTVQNSIGYIASLCERIKNLFNFTIPYLSYLAMTLTIIGAAVLYYIPVRYLILAWGVNKFSRKIFRPHSVPNNEVLDLISRVPDDEEILNYRELKPLPTADCERGGGSGVSGGNTAKREQRKRHKAA; translated from the exons atGGATGATCCGAAGAAAAAGGACACCGATAAATATTCGTCGAAGGAAGtgtcgaacgaaaaagagtaTGTTAAAAACTCGAGAAATATCGATTCGGAAACGAAGGTGAATCGTCTGCTTTTGGACAATGATTCTGAAAGTAATTTTTACATTGATCTGAAAAAAGATTCTGAAGAGAAAATTCCTTCGATGGGAACTTCGAAGGATGATTCTAAGGTTAAGCACGAGGAAACTTCGATCGTAGTAGATCCATTGGTGGTAGCATCGTCCTCGATTAGGAAAGTGAgtatggaaaaggaaaaaaaaatcgagagacaaaaagaaaagagaacaatagGCGCATTGAAAAGTTCGATAGATAAGAAATTAGTCTCCGTTGAAAAAAAGCTCGAGGATCGAGTCGAAAAAATATGGGAGGATAACATCGAAAAGCATCCGTGGTTGATACCTATCGAGAATtggatcatcgatcgatgCAAATCCGACACGAACGATAAATCTCATTTTAAAAAGACTCAAGAGACCAGTCTCAAGGACACAGCTTACGAATTTAAATTTACTGTGGCCGAGGGGGACAACGAGGAGCCAAAAATCGAAAGCGTATTGAAGGAAAGaccaaaaaggaaaatacgaaTGGCTTCGCCGAAATTACAACGATCTTCTGTCGATGAACAAACCGTAATTTCACATTTGCAAAATCTGGAAAAACCTTTTCGATCGCACAGTGCCGAGGATGTATCCGCTATTGGGAATAGGCTTACAGATTCGGAAGGGATTTTAAGGTTGAAAGAAATCAAGCCGAATAATCCATTGTTTGATAGATTGGTggataattttaaagaaaaaatggaagacaTACACAGG TACTTTCAGAAAACCAATCGATTGGCGGACGTGAATAGAAAACTAAAGTCGCAAATATGGAGTTCGGTGGTAACAATCGTTCTGGTCGAAGCTAAAAGCTTGTTGCCGATGGATATAGAGGGTTTGTCCGACCCCTACGTTAAATTTCg CCTTGGTACGGAGAAATACAAATCAAAAGTGGTGAACAAGACATTAAATCCTGTGTGGCTCGAACAATTCGATCTTCATCTTTATGAAGACCCTTATCTAGGACAGGAATTGGAAGTAACAGTTTGGGATCGTGATAGAAGTCATCAGGACGATCTCATGGGTAAAACCGTAATAGACTTAGCAACGTTGGAACGAGAAACTACTCATCGATTATGGCGAGATCTCGAGGATGGTTCCGgaagtatttttcttctgttaaCAATTAGTGGAACTACAGCGAGCGAAACCATAAGCGATTTAGCTGCACACGAAGAAACGCCTAGAGAGAGAACTAATTTGATACAAAGATATTCCTTATTAAACACGTTGCAGAGACCCCGCGACGTTGGTCATCTGACAGTGAAG ATATATCGAGCTCAAGGTCTCGCAGCAGCTGATCTCGGTGGAAAGAGTGACCCTTTTTGCGTCCTGGAATTGGTGAATGCTAGATTACAAACACAAACTGAATATAAAACATTGGCTCCTAACTGGCAAAAGATTTTCACTTT CAACGTAAAGGACATAAATTCGGTGCTAGAAGTAACCGTTTACGACGAAGACAGGGATCACAAAGTTGAGTTTCTCGGTAAGGTCGCTATTCCTTTGTTAAGGATTCGTAATGGAGAGAAAAGGTGGTACGCTCTGAAGGATAAGAAGCTGAGAGGTCGTGCCAAGGGCAATTCGCCACAGATTCTTCTGGAAATGACTGTAATTTGGAACGTATTCAGAGCTTGCATCAGAACTCTAAATCCTAAGGAAAAGAAGTATATGGAACCTGAGATCAAGTTTAAGAGACAGGTTTTTTTGAGAAACGTACTTAGGCTCAAAGCTatcattctcttcttcatcgAAATGGGAAAGTATATACA GAGTTGCTGGGAGTGGGAAAGTAAACCAAGAAGTATCATTGCGCTGACCCTCTTCGTTCTTGGATGTTACTATTTCGAACCTTACATGATACCAGCATTGGCGTTACTGATTCTTCTGAAATATTACCTG CTTAACAAGGAGGATGGGAGTGGATTCAATCAATGGATTTGCGGACAGGTCGCCGCAGTTACTGGTGCGTCTTTGACACATCAAACGAGCCCGCACTTTCAAGATACATCGGACATGATGTCCGATGATGGACCGGTAACACCAggtgacgatgacgatgacgaggatGATAAAGACAAA gaagagaaaaaaagtctgAAGGAACGGTTACAGGCGATTCAGGAGGTTACCCAAACCGTACAGAATTCAATCGGTTACATCGCCAGTCTTTGCGAGAGAAtaaagaatctttttaattttacaattccTTACCTCAGTTATTTGGCTATGACCTTGACGATAATCGGTGCAGCTGTACTCTATTACATACCAGTAAGATACCTTATACTTGCCTGGGGCGTGAACAAATTCTCGAGGAAAATCTTCAGGCCACATTCGGTGCCTAACAACGAGGTACTAGATTTGATATCTCGAGTACCTGACGACGAGGAGATACTTAACTATAG GGAACTGAAGCCATTACCTACGGCTGATTgcgaaagaggaggaggctCGGGTGTTAGCGGTGGTAACACCGCGAAAAGGGAGCAACGGAAAAGACACAAAGCGGCGTAA
- the LOC122630228 gene encoding multiple C2 and transmembrane domain-containing protein isoform X5 encodes MSKSVELLAGSEDSEPIPADFNINMNCLRSCLKMNESKKKNKKRGKNKRKIWLWIACSDNTTEERSRLNLNGSRQLSKSATELRDNEIEKLSPSRRGEVGGESGVIHHHRHHRHATSVAQRTHTFFATLKSRWARSRSKERKKSKDGGGVPSTQEATTFKTPGIESDYTADYSSEHSRSSSATQSPARHCLKHPESPLTRVGREKILTLQEDSPGKCSDASSKGSLNRQSFKDVHTSEEARGSMSNQDGAFVQDEIIRRRELALRQHAFFQLRLHIRRGANLMAMDRCGASDPYVKIKSAGRLLHKSRTVHRDLNPVWDESVTLPIEDPFQPLTIKVFDYDWGLQDDFMGAAQLDLTQFDLGYAQDVTLELKDPARPKQHLGEICLTATLWPRNQQEKEQYFQKTNRLADVNRKLKSQIWSSVVTIVLVEAKSLLPMDIEGLSDPYVKFRLGTEKYKSKVVNKTLNPVWLEQFDLHLYEDPYLGQELEVTVWDRDRSHQDDLMGKTVIDLATLERETTHRLWRDLEDGSGSIFLLLTISGTTASETISDLAAHEETPRERTNLIQRYSLLNTLQRPRDVGHLTVKIYRAQGLAAADLGGKSDPFCVLELVNARLQTQTEYKTLAPNWQKIFTFNVKDINSVLEVTVYDEDRDHKVEFLGKVAIPLLRIRNGEKRWYALKDKKLRGRAKGNSPQILLEMTVIWNVFRACIRTLNPKEKKYMEPEIKFKRQVFLRNVLRLKAIILFFIEMGKYIQSCWEWESKPRSIIALTLFVLGCYYFEPYMIPALALLILLKYYLIT; translated from the exons ATGAGCAAGAGCGTGGAATTGCTTGCTGGATCGGAGGACAGTGAACCAATACCAGCCG attttaatatcaatatgaaCTGTCTTCGGTCGTGcctaaaaatgaatgaaagtaaaaaaaagaacaaaaaaagagggaaaaataagagaaaaatatggtTGTGGATCGCATGTTCAGATAACACGACAGAGGAAAGATCCAGACTGAATTTGAACGGGAGCAGACAGCTTTCGAAAAGCGCCACGGAGCTCCGGGACAACGAAATCGAGAAACTCTCGCCGTCGCGGCGCGGCGAGGTCGGTGGTGAGTCCGGGGTGATACATCACCACCGGCATCATCGACACGCGACGTCGGTGGCACAACGCACGCACACATTCTTTGCGACTCTGAAGAGCCGCTGGGCTCGTAGCCGTAgcaaagaacgaaaaaaatcgaaggatGGTGGCGGAGTACCATCGACCCAAGAGGCAACAACCTTTAAGACTCCTGGCATCGAGTCTGATTATACGGCTGATTATTCCTCCGAACATAGCAGGAGTTCATCGGCCACACAGAGTCCTGCCAGGCATTGTCTCAAACATCCCg AATCACCGCTGACGCGagtaggaagagaaaaaatattaacccTGCAAGAGGACAGTCCTGGAAAATGCAGCGATGCGTCTTCGAAAGGATCATTGAATCGTCAGAGTTTCAAGGACGTTCATACGAGCGAGGAAGCACGCGGTTCCATGTCGAATCAAGATGGGGCCTTCGTCCAGGACGAGATTATACGGAGGAGAGAGTTAGCGTTGAGACAGCACGCTTTCTTTCAGCTTCGTCTTCATATCAGGAGAGGTGCCAATCTGATGGCCATGGATAGATGtg GTGCTAGCGATCCTTACGTGAAGATTAAGTCTGCTGGAAGGTTATTACACAAATCACGAACGGTTCACCGTGATTTAAATCCAGTTTGGGACGAGAGCGTGACTCTACCAATAGAAGATCCTTTCCAACCGCTTACCATCAAG GTCTTCGATTACGACTGGGGTCTCCAGGATGACTTCATGGGAGCTGCTCAGTTGGATTTGACGCAATTCGATCTTGGATACGCCCAAGATGTCACCTTGGAATTAAAAGATCCAGCTAGGCCGAAGCAACACTTGGGTGAAATCTGTCTCACTGCTACGCTATGGCCAAGAAATCAACAGGAAAAGGAGCAG TACTTTCAGAAAACCAATCGATTGGCGGACGTGAATAGAAAACTAAAGTCGCAAATATGGAGTTCGGTGGTAACAATCGTTCTGGTCGAAGCTAAAAGCTTGTTGCCGATGGATATAGAGGGTTTGTCCGACCCCTACGTTAAATTTCg CCTTGGTACGGAGAAATACAAATCAAAAGTGGTGAACAAGACATTAAATCCTGTGTGGCTCGAACAATTCGATCTTCATCTTTATGAAGACCCTTATCTAGGACAGGAATTGGAAGTAACAGTTTGGGATCGTGATAGAAGTCATCAGGACGATCTCATGGGTAAAACCGTAATAGACTTAGCAACGTTGGAACGAGAAACTACTCATCGATTATGGCGAGATCTCGAGGATGGTTCCGgaagtatttttcttctgttaaCAATTAGTGGAACTACAGCGAGCGAAACCATAAGCGATTTAGCTGCACACGAAGAAACGCCTAGAGAGAGAACTAATTTGATACAAAGATATTCCTTATTAAACACGTTGCAGAGACCCCGCGACGTTGGTCATCTGACAGTGAAG ATATATCGAGCTCAAGGTCTCGCAGCAGCTGATCTCGGTGGAAAGAGTGACCCTTTTTGCGTCCTGGAATTGGTGAATGCTAGATTACAAACACAAACTGAATATAAAACATTGGCTCCTAACTGGCAAAAGATTTTCACTTT CAACGTAAAGGACATAAATTCGGTGCTAGAAGTAACCGTTTACGACGAAGACAGGGATCACAAAGTTGAGTTTCTCGGTAAGGTCGCTATTCCTTTGTTAAGGATTCGTAATGGAGAGAAAAGGTGGTACGCTCTGAAGGATAAGAAGCTGAGAGGTCGTGCCAAGGGCAATTCGCCACAGATTCTTCTGGAAATGACTGTAATTTGGAACGTATTCAGAGCTTGCATCAGAACTCTAAATCCTAAGGAAAAGAAGTATATGGAACCTGAGATCAAGTTTAAGAGACAGGTTTTTTTGAGAAACGTACTTAGGCTCAAAGCTatcattctcttcttcatcgAAATGGGAAAGTATATACA GAGTTGCTGGGAGTGGGAAAGTAAACCAAGAAGTATCATTGCGCTGACCCTCTTCGTTCTTGGATGTTACTATTTCGAACCTTACATGATACCAGCATTGGCGTTACTGATTCTTCTGAAATATTACCTG ATTACTTAA